The following proteins are encoded in a genomic region of Cellulomonas sp. ES6:
- a CDS encoding carbohydrate ABC transporter permease: MSAPTAQVAAPPAVPPPAAARRRPYRALEPTRRGKVLRGLLLAAGSLLTIFPFYAMVVIALRPETAIDFPSSLLPWNLDTSAFREVLAGQDMLRWTLNSVIYSVVSVVAVLVMASMAGYAFAKKRFPGREAMFWSFLAMVMVPYHVTLIPTFIVMAKLGGVDTYWGLILPSLANAQAVFLMRQFIKGLPDELFEAAKIDGAGEWRTFATIVLPLCKPVLATLGTFVFLWHWNDFLWPLIIGKSADMWTLTVGIASLRQQQVPLSVVLAGSVVALVPIFAAYAVAQRSFQEGVAQTGIKG; the protein is encoded by the coding sequence GTGAGCGCCCCCACCGCACAGGTCGCGGCCCCGCCCGCCGTCCCGCCGCCCGCCGCCGCGCGCCGCCGCCCGTACCGCGCCCTCGAGCCGACCCGGCGGGGCAAGGTCCTGCGCGGGCTGCTGCTGGCCGCCGGCTCGCTGCTGACGATCTTCCCGTTCTACGCGATGGTCGTCATCGCGCTGCGGCCCGAGACGGCCATCGACTTCCCGTCGTCGCTGCTGCCGTGGAACCTCGACACCTCGGCGTTCCGGGAGGTGCTGGCCGGGCAGGACATGCTGCGCTGGACGCTGAACAGCGTCATCTACTCCGTGGTGTCCGTGGTGGCGGTGCTCGTGATGGCCTCGATGGCCGGCTACGCGTTCGCCAAGAAGCGGTTCCCCGGGCGGGAGGCCATGTTCTGGTCGTTCCTCGCGATGGTGATGGTGCCGTACCACGTCACCCTCATCCCGACCTTCATCGTCATGGCGAAGCTCGGCGGCGTCGACACGTACTGGGGCCTGATCCTGCCCTCGCTGGCGAACGCCCAGGCGGTGTTCCTCATGCGGCAGTTCATCAAGGGGCTGCCGGACGAGCTGTTCGAGGCCGCGAAGATCGACGGCGCCGGCGAGTGGCGCACGTTCGCGACGATCGTGCTGCCGCTGTGCAAGCCGGTGCTCGCGACGCTCGGCACGTTCGTGTTCCTGTGGCACTGGAACGACTTCCTGTGGCCGCTCATCATCGGCAAGAGCGCGGACATGTGGACGCTCACCGTCGGCATCGCGTCGCTGCGCCAGCAGCAGGTGCCGCTCTCGGTGGTGCTGGCCGGGTCCGTCGTCGCCCTCGTCCCGATCTTCGCGGCGTACGCCGTCGCGCAGCGCTCGTTCCAGGAGGGCGTCGCGCAGACCGGCATCAAGGGCTGA
- a CDS encoding epimerase produces MFTSEQELEDRLTTPSPALVADLARGAGDLVVLGAGGKMGPTLAVLARRALDAAGRDGDAVHAVSRWSDAAQADRLRAAGVRVVTADLLGDDDLAGLPDGADVLFMVGAKFGSASAPSWAWAVNAALPDRVARRYRDSRITAFSTGNVYPLVPVSSQGAAEDHPLGPVGEYAMSCLGRERVFAHGALTRGTPVSLIRLNYAVDLRYGVLYDIASTILAGEPVDLTTGHVNVVWQGYANEVTLRATAHASPDVFTLNLTGPEVLPVERVARRLAAGLGRDVAFTGTPSGTALLNDATRCLDLFGYPDVTAGTLVDWQAAWLAAGLPTSGKPTKWAVRDGRF; encoded by the coding sequence ATGTTCACCTCCGAGCAGGAGCTCGAGGACCGCCTCACCACCCCGTCGCCGGCGCTGGTCGCCGACCTCGCGCGCGGCGCCGGCGACCTGGTGGTCCTCGGCGCCGGCGGCAAGATGGGCCCGACGCTCGCCGTGCTGGCGCGGCGGGCGCTGGACGCCGCGGGCCGCGACGGCGACGCGGTGCACGCCGTGTCCCGGTGGTCCGACGCCGCGCAGGCCGACCGGCTGCGCGCGGCGGGGGTCCGTGTCGTGACGGCCGACCTGCTCGGCGACGACGACCTGGCGGGGCTGCCCGACGGCGCGGACGTACTGTTCATGGTGGGCGCGAAGTTCGGCTCCGCGTCGGCCCCGTCGTGGGCCTGGGCGGTGAACGCCGCGCTGCCGGACCGGGTCGCGCGGCGGTACCGGGACAGCCGGATCACGGCGTTCTCGACCGGCAACGTCTACCCGCTGGTGCCCGTCAGCAGCCAGGGCGCCGCCGAGGACCACCCCCTCGGGCCGGTCGGGGAGTACGCGATGTCCTGCCTCGGCCGGGAGCGGGTGTTCGCGCACGGCGCGCTGACCCGCGGCACGCCGGTGTCGCTGATCCGGCTGAACTACGCCGTCGACCTGCGGTACGGGGTGCTGTACGACATCGCCTCGACGATCCTCGCGGGCGAGCCGGTCGACCTCACCACCGGCCACGTCAACGTGGTGTGGCAGGGGTACGCGAACGAGGTCACGCTCCGCGCCACGGCCCACGCCTCGCCCGACGTCTTCACGCTCAACCTCACCGGGCCCGAGGTGCTGCCCGTCGAGCGGGTCGCCCGGCGCCTGGCCGCGGGTCTCGGCCGCGACGTCGCGTTCACGGGCACGCCGTCGGGCACCGCGCTGCTCAACGACGCGACCCGGTGCCTCGACCTGTTCGGCTACCCCGACGTCACCGCGGGCACGCTCGTGGACTGGCAGGCGGCGTGGCTGGCGGCCGGGCTGCCGACCAGCGGGAAGCCCACCAAGTGGGCCGTCCGGGACGGGCGGTTCTGA
- a CDS encoding SDR family oxidoreductase, whose protein sequence is MTAPADPSDVPAPTAPTAPPRPGRSVVVTGSSSGIGRSIALRLAADGWAVVVVGRDAGRVDAVVAEVRAAGGTAAGCVGDVADRDLHARLLAAALDLAPLAGWVNCAGTTVRNGLTELSEQVTLDMVRGNQLGSLWGCETAVAHWVGAGAGGAVVNMSSVHGRAAYPEHTVYEMTKAAVEALTRSVAVTYAARGIRANAVAPGAVRSPALEASFDRAPDPAAAREFLARRSPALRIAEPEEVAAVVAFLLSDDASYVSGQTVAIDGGWTAALGADPEEPGARRVGVGA, encoded by the coding sequence ATGACCGCCCCCGCCGACCCGTCCGACGTGCCCGCCCCGACGGCCCCGACGGCACCGCCCCGCCCCGGACGCTCCGTGGTCGTCACGGGCTCGTCCTCCGGCATCGGCCGGTCCATCGCGCTCCGGCTGGCCGCGGACGGCTGGGCCGTCGTGGTCGTCGGCCGGGACGCCGGGCGGGTGGACGCGGTCGTGGCCGAGGTCCGCGCGGCCGGAGGGACCGCCGCCGGCTGCGTGGGCGACGTGGCCGACCGCGACCTGCACGCGCGGCTGCTCGCGGCGGCGCTCGACCTGGCGCCGCTCGCGGGCTGGGTGAACTGCGCGGGCACCACGGTCCGCAACGGCCTGACCGAGCTGTCCGAGCAGGTGACGCTCGACATGGTCCGCGGGAACCAGCTCGGCTCGCTGTGGGGCTGCGAGACCGCCGTCGCGCACTGGGTCGGTGCCGGCGCCGGCGGCGCCGTGGTGAACATGTCCTCCGTGCACGGCCGTGCCGCGTACCCGGAGCACACGGTCTACGAGATGACCAAGGCCGCGGTCGAGGCGCTGACCCGGTCGGTGGCCGTGACGTACGCGGCGCGCGGCATCCGGGCCAACGCCGTCGCGCCGGGCGCCGTCCGGTCGCCGGCCCTGGAGGCCTCGTTCGACCGGGCCCCCGACCCGGCGGCCGCGCGGGAGTTCCTCGCCCGGCGGTCCCCCGCGCTGCGCATCGCCGAGCCGGAGGAGGTCGCGGCGGTCGTCGCGTTCCTGCTGTCCGACGACGCGTCGTACGTGTCCGGCCAGACGGTCGCGATCGACGGCGGCTGGACCGCGGCGCTGGGCGCCGACCCGGAGGAGCCGGGCGCGCGCCGGGTGGGGGTGGGCGCGTGA
- a CDS encoding hydroxyacid dehydrogenase produces the protein MTAVLVAVPAALRGEFFDAAAERALGDAAAALGGGVAWLEGGPALLAPGAAWPRARVLVTTWGQPPLDAGLLDRLPALGLVAHTGATVRPFLTPEVAARGVAVTQAGQGMARSVAEVALAFTLALLHRVPRFDHALHAGAPWAEAEAAPARHEVLGATIGVVGASRTGRANIALLRALGAHVLVSDPYLTAEDAGALGVERAELDDLLRRSRVVVLHAPSLPETRHLVDARRLALLPDGAGLVNTARSWLVDEAALVAELRTGRIDAALDVFDEEPLPAGHPLRSLPNVLLTPHHAAGTVEGRLRQGGIVVDEVARYARGDALRHAVTAEDLERMA, from the coding sequence GTGACGGCGGTGCTGGTCGCGGTGCCGGCGGCGCTGCGCGGGGAGTTCTTCGACGCCGCGGCCGAGCGGGCGCTGGGCGACGCCGCCGCGGCGCTGGGCGGCGGGGTGGCGTGGCTCGAGGGCGGTCCCGCGCTGCTCGCGCCGGGTGCCGCCTGGCCCCGTGCGCGCGTGCTGGTCACCACCTGGGGACAGCCGCCGCTCGACGCCGGCCTGCTCGACCGGCTGCCCGCGCTCGGGCTGGTGGCGCACACCGGCGCGACCGTGCGGCCGTTCCTCACGCCCGAGGTCGCGGCGCGCGGCGTCGCCGTCACCCAGGCCGGTCAGGGCATGGCCCGGTCGGTCGCCGAGGTGGCGCTCGCGTTCACGCTGGCGCTGCTGCACCGGGTGCCGCGGTTCGACCACGCGCTGCACGCCGGCGCGCCCTGGGCCGAGGCGGAGGCGGCCCCCGCGCGGCACGAGGTGCTCGGCGCGACGATCGGCGTGGTCGGCGCCTCCCGGACCGGCCGGGCGAACATCGCGCTGCTCCGGGCGCTCGGCGCGCACGTGCTGGTCAGCGACCCGTACCTCACCGCCGAGGACGCCGGGGCGCTCGGGGTGGAGCGGGCCGAGCTGGACGACCTGCTGCGGCGCTCGCGGGTCGTCGTGCTGCACGCGCCGTCGCTGCCGGAGACCCGGCACCTGGTCGACGCGCGGCGGCTGGCGCTGCTGCCGGACGGCGCCGGGCTCGTGAACACCGCGCGGTCCTGGCTCGTCGACGAGGCGGCGCTGGTCGCCGAGCTCCGGACCGGGCGCATCGACGCGGCGCTGGACGTGTTCGACGAGGAGCCGCTGCCCGCCGGCCACCCGCTGCGGTCGCTGCCGAACGTGCTGCTGACACCGCACCACGCGGCGGGCACGGTGGAGGGGCGGCTCCGGCAGGGCGGCATCGTGGTGGACGAGGTGGCGCGGTACGCGCGCGGGGACGCGCTGCGGCACGCGGTGACGGCGGAGGACCTGGAGCGGATGGCATGA
- a CDS encoding dihydroxy-acid dehydratase: MTLRSAGWFAGDDEVAVLHRVALRLGPEDAGRPVIGIADTASDLNPCNAGFTALAEHVAAGVRAAGGVPVRFPVMSLGEDLMKPSAMLYRNLVAMELEETVRAYPLDGVVHLANCDKTVPAALMAAASADVPALLLLGGARSAPEFRGRPLGAGTDLWRALDDRRAGVLDDAGWRGLEQCLACAGPGACNVMGTASTLAMLTEAMGMALPGTALLDAVGPAIEAAARATGERVVAMVRAQERPSARLTQAALDTATRVLAAVGGSTNAVIHLAAVAGRLGLDASLARFDALWRDVPLLADVEPCGSGLVHRLRRDGGLPTVLAALAAGGLVDLDAAAGDGRPWRDVLPAYPEPGAPGSLVRTPDDPVLPAPTLAAVSGSLAPSGAVIKVAAASPELLAHTGRAVVFDSYDDMRTRLDDPALEVDPGDVLVVRGCGPVGVPGMPEWGMAPIPQRLVERGVRDMVRVSDGRMSGTSFGTVVLHVAPEAAVGGPLGLVEDGDPVRLDVPARRLDLLVPEAELDRRRAARGGAAPRAGATHLRGWPRLYADHVLQADRGADLDFLTAPTPAHRTFVEPVVGRS, from the coding sequence GTGACGCTGCGCAGCGCCGGCTGGTTCGCCGGGGACGACGAGGTGGCGGTGCTGCACCGCGTCGCCCTGCGGCTCGGGCCCGAGGACGCCGGACGTCCCGTCATCGGCATCGCGGACACCGCGTCGGACCTCAACCCCTGCAACGCCGGGTTCACCGCGCTCGCCGAGCACGTGGCCGCCGGGGTGCGCGCCGCGGGCGGCGTCCCGGTGCGGTTCCCGGTGATGTCGCTGGGCGAGGACCTCATGAAGCCGTCCGCGATGCTCTACCGCAACCTCGTCGCGATGGAGCTCGAGGAGACCGTCCGGGCCTACCCGCTGGACGGCGTGGTGCACCTGGCGAACTGCGACAAGACCGTCCCCGCCGCCCTCATGGCCGCCGCCAGCGCCGACGTCCCGGCCCTGCTGCTGCTCGGCGGCGCGCGGTCGGCGCCCGAGTTCCGCGGCCGGCCGCTCGGCGCGGGCACCGACCTGTGGCGGGCGCTCGACGACCGGCGCGCGGGCGTGCTGGACGACGCCGGCTGGCGCGGGTTGGAGCAGTGCCTCGCGTGCGCCGGGCCGGGCGCGTGCAACGTCATGGGCACCGCCTCGACGCTCGCGATGCTGACCGAGGCGATGGGCATGGCCCTGCCCGGCACCGCCCTGCTGGACGCCGTCGGACCCGCGATCGAGGCCGCCGCGCGCGCCACCGGCGAGCGGGTGGTCGCGATGGTCCGCGCGCAGGAGCGCCCCTCCGCCCGCCTGACGCAGGCGGCGCTCGACACCGCGACGCGCGTGCTCGCGGCGGTGGGCGGGTCGACGAACGCGGTGATCCACCTCGCGGCCGTGGCCGGGCGGCTCGGGCTCGACGCCTCGCTCGCCCGGTTCGACGCGCTGTGGCGGGACGTCCCGCTGCTCGCCGACGTCGAGCCCTGCGGGTCCGGCCTGGTGCACCGCCTGCGCCGGGACGGCGGGCTGCCGACGGTGCTGGCCGCGCTCGCGGCGGGCGGGCTCGTGGACCTCGACGCCGCGGCCGGCGACGGGCGGCCGTGGCGGGACGTGCTGCCCGCGTACCCCGAGCCGGGCGCCCCGGGCTCGCTGGTGCGCACGCCCGACGACCCCGTCCTGCCCGCGCCGACGCTCGCCGCCGTCTCCGGGTCCCTCGCGCCGTCCGGGGCCGTCATCAAGGTGGCCGCGGCGAGCCCGGAGCTGCTCGCCCACACGGGCCGCGCGGTCGTCTTCGACTCGTACGACGACATGCGCACGCGGCTGGACGACCCCGCGCTGGAGGTCGACCCCGGCGACGTCCTCGTGGTGCGCGGCTGCGGCCCCGTCGGCGTGCCCGGCATGCCGGAGTGGGGCATGGCGCCGATCCCGCAGCGGCTCGTCGAGCGGGGGGTGCGCGACATGGTCCGCGTCAGCGACGGCCGGATGAGCGGCACGTCGTTCGGCACCGTCGTGCTGCACGTCGCCCCCGAGGCCGCCGTGGGCGGTCCCCTCGGGCTGGTCGAGGACGGCGACCCCGTGCGGCTCGACGTGCCGGCGCGCCGGCTCGACCTGCTCGTGCCCGAGGCGGAGCTGGACCGCAGACGGGCGGCGCGTGGCGGGGCGGCGCCGCGGGCCGGGGCGACGCACCTGCGCGGCTGGCCGCGGCTGTACGCCGACCACGTGCTCCAGGCCGACCGGGGCGCCGACCTCGACTTCCTGACCGCGCCGACCCCGGCGCACCGCACCTTCGTCGAACCCGTCGTGGGCCGCTCGTGA
- a CDS encoding dihydrodipicolinate synthase family protein, with amino-acid sequence MAAPAAPATPALPREVGELLRAGTVIPAHPLALTEDRRLDERHQRALTRYYAAAGAGGVAVGVHTTQFEIRDVGLYEPVLALAADTLDDALGAGPAARPFVRVAGVAGPTAQAVAEAEVAAGLGYHAVLLSPPRPAPGDPLLADPARLEDHAIERAAAVGEVLPVIGFYLQAAIRGPRLSLDFWRRFAELEAVVAVKAAPFDRYRTLDVARAVAGSSRGADIALYTGNDDAIVADLLSDLVFDGPDGEPVTRRVVGGLLGHWSVWTRRAVELHAQVGRARAGDREALADLVARSAAVTDANAALFDPQHGFAGCIAGVHEVLRRQGLLAGTWCLDPDETLSPGQAEEIDRVLRLHPWLSDDDFVAEHLDGWLA; translated from the coding sequence ATGGCCGCCCCCGCCGCGCCCGCCACCCCCGCCCTGCCGCGCGAGGTCGGCGAGCTGCTGCGCGCCGGCACCGTCATCCCCGCGCACCCGCTCGCGCTCACGGAGGACCGCCGCCTCGACGAGCGGCACCAGCGCGCGCTCACCCGGTACTACGCCGCCGCCGGTGCCGGGGGCGTCGCGGTCGGGGTGCACACCACGCAGTTCGAGATCCGGGACGTCGGCCTGTACGAGCCGGTGCTGGCGCTCGCGGCCGACACCCTCGACGACGCGCTGGGGGCCGGGCCCGCCGCCCGCCCGTTCGTGCGGGTCGCCGGGGTGGCCGGGCCGACGGCGCAGGCCGTGGCGGAGGCCGAGGTCGCCGCGGGCCTCGGGTACCACGCGGTGCTGCTCAGCCCGCCGCGCCCGGCGCCCGGGGACCCGCTGCTCGCCGACCCCGCCCGGCTCGAGGACCACGCGATCGAGCGCGCGGCCGCCGTCGGGGAGGTGCTGCCGGTCATCGGGTTCTACCTGCAGGCCGCGATCCGCGGGCCGCGGTTGTCGCTCGACTTCTGGCGGCGGTTCGCGGAGCTCGAGGCGGTCGTGGCGGTCAAGGCCGCGCCGTTCGACCGGTACCGGACCCTCGACGTCGCGCGCGCCGTGGCCGGGTCGTCCCGCGGCGCCGACATCGCGCTGTACACGGGCAACGACGACGCGATCGTGGCGGACCTGCTGTCCGACCTGGTGTTCGACGGCCCGGACGGCGAGCCGGTCACGCGCCGCGTGGTGGGCGGGCTGCTCGGCCACTGGTCGGTCTGGACCCGGCGCGCGGTCGAGCTGCACGCGCAGGTGGGCCGGGCCCGCGCGGGCGACCGGGAGGCGCTGGCCGACCTGGTCGCGCGGTCCGCGGCGGTGACCGACGCCAACGCCGCGCTGTTCGACCCGCAGCACGGGTTCGCCGGCTGCATCGCCGGGGTGCACGAGGTGCTGCGCCGGCAGGGCCTGCTCGCGGGCACGTGGTGCCTCGACCCGGACGAGACGCTGTCGCCCGGCCAGGCCGAGGAGATCGACCGCGTGCTCCGGCTGCACCCGTGGCTGTCCGACGACGACTTCGTCGCGGAGCACCTCGACGGGTGGCTGGCGTGA
- a CDS encoding aldolase/citrate lyase family protein, producing MSGDGDGVRSARIRGRWAAGEPVRGVWSTLPDPVVAELLGGAGYDYVCVDLQHGMTGPGTVLPVLQALRHTPAATLVRVPGPDPELMMRALDLGADGVVVPMVDTPAQAAAAVAACTYPPGGVRSWGPVWGDVDGAAPAPAEADAARLVVVMVETAAGLRNAAAIAAVPGVDAVYVGPNDLALSLGHGRATYATSPEVHAALDGLVAATSGAGTVMGLHCGTPEMAAYWQARGVRMLTVATDTTLLRTGSADALARAGGAS from the coding sequence ATGAGCGGGGACGGCGACGGGGTGCGGTCGGCGCGGATTCGCGGGCGGTGGGCCGCGGGGGAGCCGGTGCGCGGGGTGTGGAGCACCCTGCCGGACCCGGTGGTGGCGGAGCTGCTCGGCGGCGCGGGCTACGACTACGTGTGCGTCGACCTGCAGCACGGCATGACGGGCCCCGGCACGGTGCTGCCCGTCCTGCAGGCGCTGCGGCACACTCCGGCGGCCACGCTGGTCCGGGTGCCGGGGCCGGACCCCGAGCTCATGATGCGCGCGCTCGACCTGGGCGCCGACGGCGTCGTCGTCCCGATGGTCGACACGCCCGCGCAGGCGGCGGCCGCCGTGGCGGCGTGCACCTACCCGCCCGGCGGCGTCCGGTCGTGGGGGCCGGTGTGGGGCGACGTGGACGGCGCGGCGCCCGCCCCCGCGGAGGCCGACGCGGCGCGGCTGGTCGTCGTCATGGTGGAGACCGCCGCGGGCCTGCGGAACGCCGCGGCGATCGCGGCGGTGCCGGGCGTCGACGCCGTGTACGTCGGGCCGAACGACCTCGCGCTCTCCCTCGGGCACGGGCGGGCCACGTACGCGACGTCCCCCGAGGTGCACGCCGCCCTGGACGGGCTGGTCGCCGCCACGTCCGGCGCCGGCACCGTGATGGGCCTGCACTGCGGGACGCCGGAGATGGCGGCGTACTGGCAGGCCCGCGGGGTGCGGATGCTGACGGTCGCGACCGACACCACGCTGCTGCGCACCGGGTCGGCCGACGCGCTCGCACGGGCAGGGGGTGCGTCGTGA